Proteins found in one Oryza glaberrima chromosome 4, OglaRS2, whole genome shotgun sequence genomic segment:
- the LOC127770767 gene encoding G-type lectin S-receptor-like serine/threonine-protein kinase SD2-5 — translation MARVIWSANRASPLGENAILELTGDGDLVLREIDGRLVWSSNTSGQSVAGMQITEHGNLVLFDQRNATVWQSFDHPTDVLVPGQSLLQGMKLRANTSTTNWTESKLYMTVLPDGLYGYVGSKPPQLCYKYLVDTNKSRKDPTRVTFTNGSLSIFLQSTQAGKPDKRIALPEAKSTQYIRLEYDGHLRLYEWSGFEWTMVSDVIHMDDVIDVDNCAFPTVCGEYVICTGGQCICPLQTNSSSSYFQPVDERKANLGCAPVTPISCQEMKNHQFLTLTDVYYFDGSIITNAKSRDDCKQACLKNCSCRAVLFRVTIEVLTDSDGECKSVTEVFSLQSIQPEKLHYNSSVYLKVQLPPSASAPTQKRIKVSLGATLAAISSLVLVIIVGIYVRRRRKYQKLDEELDFDILPGMPMRFSFEKLRECTEDFSKKLGEGGFGSVFEGKIGEKRVAVKRLEGARQGKKEFLAEVETIGSIEHINLVKVIGFCAEKSNRLLVYEYMPRGSLDRWIYYRHNNAPLDWCTRCRIIVDIAKGLCYLHEKCRRKIAHLDIKPQNILLDEKFNAKLADFGLSKLIDRDQSKVVTVMRGTPGYLAPEWLTSQITEKVDVYSFGVVLLEIICGRKNIDISQPEESVQLINLLREKAKDNELNDIIDKKSTDMVSHHQEEVIKMLKLAMWCLQNESSRRPSMSMVVKVLEGAVSVENCLDYSFVNAYSVISTQDNSSTYSAPPSASILSGPR, via the exons ATGGCACGGGTTATCTGGTCGGCCAACCGGGCAAGTCCTTTGGGAGAGAATGCTATCCTTGAGTTAACTGGAGATGGCGATCTTGTCCTCCGTGAAATCGACGGGAGACTCGTCTGGTCGAGCAACACTTCAGGCCAATCCGTGGCAGGCATGCAGATCACTGAGCATGGCAATCTGGTGCTGTTTGATCAGAGGAATGCGACAGTGTGGCAGTCATTTGATCATCCAACCGATGTATTGGTCCCTGGGCAGTCATTGCTGCAGGGCATGAAGCTCAGAGCAAATACATCTACCACAAATTGGACTGAGAGTAAGTTGTATATGACTGTTCTCCCAGATGGTTTATATGGCTATGTTGGATCCAAACCACCACAGCTATGCTATAAATATTTGGTGGACACAAACAAGAGCAGAAAAGACCCAACGAGGGTTACCTTTACGAATGGAAGCCTCAGCATCTTTCTGCAGTCGACACAGGCAGGAAAGCCAGATAAAAGAATTGCACTGCCAGAAGCTAAATCCACCCAGTACATAAGGTTAGAGTATGATGGCCATTTGAGGTTGTATGAGTGGTCTGGATTTGAGTGGACCATGGTATCTGATGTAATCCACATGGATGATGTAATCGACGTGGATAACTGTGCTTTCCCCACAGTATGCGGGGAGTACGTGATATGCACAGGTGGGCAATGCATCTGTCCTCTTCAGACTAATTCTAGTTCAAGCTACTTCCAGCCAGTTGACGAGCGGAAGGCTAATCTTGGTTGTGCACCAGTGACTCCAATATCTTGTCAAGAAATGAAAAACCATCAATTCTTAACTCTTACTGATGTTTATTACTTTGATGGCAGCATTATTACCAATGCAAAAAGTAGAGATGACTGCAAGCAAGCCTGCTTAAAGAATTGCTCCTGCAGGGCTGTACTCTTCAG agtaaccattgaggttctaacagATTCCGATGGAGAATGTAAGTCTGTGACAGAGGTCTTCTCCTTGCAATCAATACAACCTGAAAAGCTCCATTACAACTCTTCTGTTTACCTCAAAGTGCAACTTCCTCCCTCCGCTTCTGCCCCTACACAAAAACGTATCAAGGTAAGTTTAGGGGCTACACTTGCAGCAATTAGTAGCCTTGTTTTAGTTATTATTGTTGGCATTTATGTACGAAGGAGGAGGAAGTATCAAAAACTAGATGAAGAATTAGATTTCGATATATTGCCTGGAATGCCAATGCGGTTTTCATTTGAAAAGTTAAGAGAATGCACTGAAGATTTCAGTAAAAAGCTCGGCGAAGGTGGATTTGGATCAGTCTTTGAAGGAAAAATAGGTGAAAAGAGAGTTGCAGTGAAACGTCTGGAAGGTGCCAGACAGGGAAAGAAGGAATTCTTGGCAGAGGTTGAGACAATTGGCAGCATTGAGCACATCAATCTTGTCAAAGTGATTGGATTTTGTGCCGAGAAGTCAAATAGGCTTCTGGTATACGAATATATGCCGAGAGGGTCACTCGATAGGTGGATCTATTACCGCCATAACAATGCTCCTCTTGATTGGTGCACAAGGTGTAGAATCATTGTGGATATTGCCAAGGGTTTATGTTATCTTCATGAGAAATGCAGGCGAAAAATTGCTCATTTGGATATCAAACCACAAAATATTCTCTTAGACGAGAAATTCAATGCCAAACTGGCTGATTTTGGACTTTCCAAACTAATAGACAGGGATCAAAGTAAAGTAGTGACCGTGATGAGAGGCACACCTGGATATCTGGCACCTGAATGGCTAACATCACAGATCACTGAAAAAGTTGACGTCTACAGCTTTGGAGTTGTTCTCTTGGAAATAATATGTGGAAGGAAAAATATCGATATTTCACAGCCAGAGGAAAGCGTTCAGCTCATCAATTTATTGCGAGAGAAGGCTAAAGACAATGAATTGAATGATATAATTGATAAGAAAAGTACTGATATGGTCTCACACCACCAGGAGGAAGTGATTAAAATGTTGAAGCTCGCAATGTGGTGCTTGCAAAATGAGAGCAGCAGAAGGCCTTCGATGT